The Metabacillus sediminilitoris genome window below encodes:
- a CDS encoding DHA2 family efflux MFS transporter permease subunit, giving the protein MPNDQQAAMNQQVKTGPIMAALLVAGFVGLFSETALNIALGQLSQIFNVDATTVQWLATGYFLTLGILIPVTGILMQKFTTRQMFLTSVILILGGTILAASAPAFGLLLAGRVIQAAGLAINLPLTQNVIFAIYPPHKRGGAMGIMGLVMLAGPALGPTLAGLILDTMSWHYIFWLTTPFLLFSLMFGIIYLTNVNEVRKVSIDALSVILSTIGFGGLVYGFSVSGTAGWTSATVLGSIIVGLIAVILFSVRQMKMETPMLNLRAFKYPMFILGVVMSFITFFNMLSMLVILPMYMQMALVIAAFTTGLILLPGSLLNCLLAPTIGRLFDKYGPKAVITPGTIFVVISYAIYVQFGTETALWMVVITHIVMMLGIGAVLASTQTNTLNSLPKQYYPDGIAITQTIQQVAGAVGIAVMVSLSESKQENYLATTGNELPQAAAAGSSFVFTIALVLAVINFVLSLFMKKPKEA; this is encoded by the coding sequence ATGCCGAATGATCAACAAGCGGCGATGAATCAACAAGTCAAAACAGGGCCGATCATGGCTGCTCTATTAGTAGCAGGCTTTGTCGGACTCTTTAGTGAAACGGCATTAAATATTGCCTTAGGACAATTAAGTCAAATATTCAATGTTGATGCCACAACAGTCCAATGGTTAGCAACAGGTTATTTCTTAACTTTAGGTATTTTAATACCAGTAACAGGTATTTTGATGCAAAAATTCACAACGCGTCAAATGTTTCTGACTTCGGTCATACTCATCCTTGGAGGCACCATTTTAGCAGCATCAGCTCCTGCATTTGGATTACTACTCGCGGGACGTGTTATTCAAGCAGCAGGATTAGCGATTAACTTACCTTTAACGCAAAATGTTATTTTTGCGATCTATCCACCGCATAAACGCGGCGGCGCTATGGGAATTATGGGCTTAGTTATGTTAGCTGGTCCAGCATTAGGTCCAACATTAGCAGGTCTTATTTTAGATACAATGTCATGGCATTATATTTTCTGGTTAACAACACCTTTCTTACTATTTTCTCTGATGTTCGGAATTATTTATTTAACGAATGTTAATGAAGTACGTAAAGTTTCAATTGATGCCTTATCTGTTATTCTCTCAACAATTGGATTCGGTGGCCTTGTTTACGGATTTAGTGTATCTGGTACTGCCGGCTGGACGAGTGCAACGGTTCTTGGATCAATCATTGTTGGACTTATCGCAGTCATTCTTTTTTCAGTTCGTCAAATGAAAATGGAGACTCCTATGCTGAATTTAAGAGCATTTAAATATCCAATGTTCATTCTTGGAGTCGTTATGAGTTTTATCACGTTCTTCAATATGTTGTCCATGCTTGTTATTTTACCAATGTATATGCAAATGGCTTTAGTAATTGCTGCCTTTACAACAGGTCTTATCTTACTGCCAGGCAGCTTACTTAACTGTTTATTAGCTCCAACGATTGGTCGTTTATTTGACAAATATGGTCCGAAAGCGGTTATTACACCGGGAACGATTTTTGTAGTAATTAGTTATGCGATCTATGTACAATTTGGGACAGAAACGGCTTTATGGATGGTTGTAATTACTCATATTGTCATGATGTTAGGTATAGGGGCGGTACTTGCTTCAACTCAAACAAACACGCTTAATTCTCTTCCTAAACAGTATTATCCAGATGGAATTGCGATCACTCAAACGATTCAACAAGTAGCCGGTGCCGTTGGTATAGCGGTAATGGTATCGCTTTCAGAATCAAAACAAGAAAATTACTTAGCAACCACTGGGAATGAATTGCCACAAGCGGCAGCAGCGGGATCATCATTTGTCTTCACAATCGCACTAGTATTAGCGGTAATTAATTTTGTATTGTCTTTATTCATGAAAAAGCCGAAAGAAGCTTAA